One genomic window of Ottowia oryzae includes the following:
- a CDS encoding TRAP transporter substrate-binding protein: protein MKVANLVLGGALAALGVGAQAQTTTLKIGYATAPDSHYGVGSKVFCDQVEKGTQGRYKCQYFPNSALGGEREQIEAVQLGTQDLVNTSTGPVGNFVPEVKIVDIPFLFRDYDHARKVMDGPIGQGILAKFPSKGIVALAWTENGFRHMTNSKRDIVKPEDAKGLKMRTMENKVHMDGYRAFGILPTPMAFPELFGALQQGTVDGQENPIPVILSAKFAQVQKHLSLTGHVYSPALLLLSPKVWNKLSDSDKKVFVQAAQAAGAAQRKKVNEDEANGIAQLEQQGMKVIKTVDKPAFQAALKVPYEGYAKEFGADNIKKIQDVK from the coding sequence ATGAAAGTTGCGAATCTGGTTTTGGGGGGCGCCCTGGCAGCGCTGGGCGTGGGCGCACAGGCCCAAACCACCACGTTGAAGATCGGCTATGCCACCGCGCCGGATTCGCATTACGGCGTGGGCTCGAAGGTGTTTTGCGACCAGGTGGAAAAGGGCACCCAGGGCCGCTACAAATGCCAATACTTCCCCAACTCGGCACTGGGCGGCGAACGCGAGCAGATCGAAGCGGTGCAGCTGGGCACGCAGGATCTCGTTAACACGTCCACCGGGCCGGTGGGCAACTTCGTGCCGGAAGTGAAGATCGTTGACATTCCCTTCCTGTTTCGCGACTACGACCACGCGCGCAAGGTGATGGACGGGCCCATCGGGCAAGGCATTCTGGCCAAGTTCCCCAGCAAGGGCATCGTCGCCCTGGCCTGGACGGAGAACGGCTTTCGCCACATGACGAACAGCAAGCGCGACATCGTCAAGCCCGAAGACGCCAAGGGTCTGAAGATGCGCACCATGGAAAACAAGGTGCACATGGATGGCTACCGCGCCTTCGGCATCCTGCCCACGCCGATGGCCTTTCCTGAACTGTTTGGCGCGCTGCAGCAAGGCACGGTGGACGGGCAGGAGAACCCGATCCCCGTCATCTTGTCGGCCAAGTTTGCGCAGGTGCAAAAGCACCTGTCTCTGACGGGGCACGTCTACTCGCCCGCGCTGCTGCTGTTGTCGCCCAAGGTGTGGAATAAGCTGTCTGACAGCGACAAGAAGGTGTTCGTGCAGGCCGCCCAGGCCGCGGGCGCGGCCCAGCGCAAGAAGGTCAACGAAGACGAGGCCAACGGCATTGCCCAGCTGGAGCAGCAAGGCATGAAGGTCATCAAGACCGTGGACAAGCCCGCCTTCCAGGCCGCGCTGAAAGTGCCGTATGAAGGCTATGCCAAGGAGTTTGGCGCCGACAACATCAAGAAGATCCAGGACGTCAAGTAA
- a CDS encoding TRAP transporter small permease, protein MQTFERAFVAINRWILILLLAAMSVIVFANVVMRYTTHESLEWAEEVSRHMMIWLTFLGAGLVLRYGGHIAVENLQDALPRRGGVVMRAVVAVLLLAFFGFMVWYGWLYMQRTLFQLTAVTQIPFAYIYAAMPIGGILLIVHGAFIARRYVLGREFAADEHFDANASASL, encoded by the coding sequence GTGCAGACTTTCGAGCGCGCCTTCGTCGCCATCAACCGCTGGATCCTGATCCTGCTTCTGGCCGCCATGTCGGTCATCGTGTTCGCCAACGTCGTCATGCGCTACACCACGCATGAATCTCTGGAATGGGCCGAGGAAGTGTCGCGCCACATGATGATCTGGCTGACGTTCCTGGGCGCGGGCCTGGTGCTGCGCTACGGCGGGCACATCGCGGTAGAGAACCTGCAGGACGCCCTGCCCCGCCGCGGTGGCGTTGTCATGCGCGCCGTGGTCGCCGTGCTGCTGCTGGCCTTCTTCGGCTTCATGGTCTGGTACGGCTGGCTTTACATGCAGCGCACCTTGTTCCAGCTGACGGCGGTCACGCAGATTCCGTTTGCGTACATCTACGCGGCCATGCCCATTGGCGGCATCCTGTTGATCGTGCACGGGGCTTTCATCGCCAGGCGCTACGTGCTGGGGCGCGAGTTCGCCGCCGATGAGCATTTCGACGCCAACGCGTCGGCATCGCTGTAA
- a CDS encoding TRAP transporter large permease: MFDPSVLLIVSACVYLAIGVPVAFALGLATATTLLLAENYPLMVLLKETFTGIDSFPLMAVPFFILAAELMSGGSLTEVLLRFAGQFVGHKRGGLGYTNVVGLTFFSGISGSALADAAGPGAMMIRMMDKAGYDRSYAAALTAATAIVGPIIPPSIIMIIYALQDDKVSVGQLFAAGIIPGILIAVAMCVVNYRVSKKRNYKGEGQLPPLREILLTTWRALPAILLPVVILGGMRAGWFTPTEASVVAVFYALVCGKFVYRTLAWKAVPDILARSALLSASVLIIIGFSASFAWVLTIEGIPQQLAEWLVSMHLSPVAFLILVNIFLLLFGIFIEPLPGVMVLAPILAPVAVQMGIDPVHFAMIVIVNLTLGMITPPVGGLLFVTCNVSRVSMSALVRELVPFLWAHGVVLLLLTFVPALSTWLPHMMGFK; encoded by the coding sequence ATGTTCGACCCCAGCGTTTTGCTCATCGTTTCGGCCTGCGTCTATCTGGCAATAGGCGTGCCCGTGGCCTTTGCCCTCGGCCTGGCCACCGCCACCACCTTGCTGCTGGCCGAAAACTACCCGCTCATGGTGCTGCTGAAGGAAACCTTCACCGGCATCGACTCGTTCCCGTTGATGGCCGTGCCGTTCTTCATCCTCGCTGCTGAGCTGATGAGCGGCGGCTCCCTGACCGAAGTGCTGCTGCGCTTTGCGGGCCAGTTCGTGGGTCACAAGCGCGGCGGCCTGGGCTACACCAACGTGGTTGGGCTGACGTTCTTCTCGGGCATCTCCGGCTCGGCGCTGGCCGACGCAGCCGGCCCTGGCGCGATGATGATCCGCATGATGGACAAGGCCGGCTACGACCGCTCCTACGCCGCCGCGCTCACAGCCGCCACCGCCATCGTGGGGCCAATCATTCCGCCGTCGATCATCATGATCATCTACGCCCTGCAGGACGACAAGGTGTCGGTGGGTCAGCTGTTTGCGGCCGGCATCATCCCCGGCATCCTGATCGCGGTGGCGATGTGCGTGGTGAACTACCGCGTGTCCAAAAAGCGCAACTACAAGGGCGAAGGCCAGCTGCCGCCCCTGCGCGAAATCCTGCTGACCACGTGGCGCGCCCTGCCTGCCATCTTGCTGCCAGTAGTGATCCTGGGCGGCATGCGCGCGGGCTGGTTCACGCCGACCGAGGCTTCGGTGGTGGCGGTCTTTTACGCGCTGGTGTGCGGCAAGTTCGTTTACCGCACGCTGGCCTGGAAGGCGGTGCCGGACATCCTGGCGCGCTCTGCGCTGCTGTCGGCCTCGGTGCTGATCATCATCGGCTTCTCGGCGTCGTTCGCCTGGGTGCTGACCATCGAAGGCATCCCGCAGCAGCTGGCCGAATGGCTGGTCAGCATGCATCTTTCGCCCGTGGCGTTCCTGATTTTGGTGAACATCTTCCTGCTGCTGTTCGGCATCTTCATCGAACCACTGCCCGGCGTGATGGTGCTGGCGCCGATCCTCGCGCCGGTCGCCGTGCAGATGGGCATCGATCCGGTGCACTTCGCCATGATCGTCATCGTCAACCTGACGCTGGGCATGATCACACCACCCGTCGGCGGCCTGCTGTTCGTGACGTGCAACGTCTCGCGGGTGTCCATGTCGGCACTGGTGCGCGAGCTGGTGCCCTTCCTCTGGGCGCACGGCGTGGTGCTGTTGCTGCTGACGTTCGTGCCGGCCCTGTCCACCTGGTTGCCGCACATGATGGGCTTCAAGTAA